In Neorhizobium sp. NCHU2750, a single genomic region encodes these proteins:
- a CDS encoding CatB-related O-acetyltransferase has protein sequence MHLKDEGKVFKVVVDDEVLQFLDRIRVYDDEQKKPGAKRRWKVGDRLTIHKKTVVEPYVTFREVGFSILNFGAFSYSASGLPLDIKVGRYCSIARNVEVFGWGHPAEAVTTSLMVCNAETRWVRQAYKDFGIGEFVSVRNKQKLMPTIGNDVWIGADVRIARGITIGDGAIIATGAVVTKDVAPYSVVGGVPARFIRHRFSPNIFENLLDLKWWSFSFKDLAGMDFDEPDRFADQLRERAPDLRPWNPKRINLWEAFGSLAEPQPPAPEVPQSSPAVPACP, from the coding sequence ATGCATTTAAAAGACGAAGGTAAGGTTTTCAAAGTCGTAGTTGACGACGAAGTTTTGCAATTTCTTGATCGCATACGTGTCTACGATGACGAGCAAAAGAAGCCAGGGGCTAAGCGCCGCTGGAAGGTCGGCGACAGACTAACGATCCACAAGAAAACTGTTGTAGAGCCATACGTCACGTTCCGTGAAGTTGGTTTTTCGATCCTTAATTTTGGCGCGTTTTCTTACAGCGCCTCCGGTCTTCCACTTGACATCAAGGTTGGAAGGTATTGTTCGATTGCCAGAAACGTCGAAGTTTTTGGGTGGGGTCACCCAGCCGAGGCGGTAACAACCAGTTTAATGGTATGCAACGCCGAAACTCGATGGGTTCGACAGGCATATAAAGATTTCGGCATTGGCGAGTTTGTCTCGGTGCGTAATAAACAGAAGCTAATGCCGACAATAGGAAACGACGTCTGGATTGGCGCCGACGTACGTATAGCGCGTGGGATAACTATCGGCGACGGCGCCATCATTGCCACAGGTGCCGTTGTTACGAAGGATGTCGCACCTTATTCTGTTGTAGGCGGCGTACCCGCTAGATTCATCAGGCACAGGTTCTCACCTAACATATTCGAGAACCTTCTCGACCTTAAGTGGTGGAGTTTTAGCTTCAAGGATCTCGCCGGAATGGATTTTGATGAGCCTGACCGCTTCGCTGATCAACTGAGAGAGCGCGCTCCGGATCTCAGGCCGTGGAACCCGAAGCGGATCAATCTATGGGAGGCGTTTGGCTCCCTTGCTGAACCGCAGCCACCTGCGCCTGAAGTTCCACAATCATCGCCTGCTGTTCCTGCATGCCCTTGA
- a CDS encoding lysozyme gives MPTQPLNQKSKRAAAAIAGIAAVSVGGMVALFGGEKPVHDDVALASAALVQPWEGRSLKAYLDTIAKPPVWTICDGDTTNVKAGTIETPQGCNRRLAVKMERDYRAPLTQCINGWEGRPIAWRAMMLSLSWNIGTGAACNSTAAKLGRAGQYLASCNAATAFNKAGGKVIIGIVRRRENGDATRIGEGELCATGVSG, from the coding sequence ATGCCGACACAGCCCCTCAACCAAAAGTCTAAGCGCGCCGCCGCTGCCATTGCCGGGATTGCGGCCGTCTCCGTTGGAGGGATGGTGGCTCTCTTCGGCGGTGAGAAGCCTGTCCATGATGATGTTGCCCTTGCCAGCGCGGCGCTCGTCCAGCCGTGGGAAGGGCGATCGCTGAAGGCTTACCTCGATACGATCGCAAAGCCGCCCGTCTGGACGATCTGCGACGGCGACACGACGAACGTGAAGGCTGGCACTATCGAGACGCCACAGGGCTGCAACAGGCGCCTGGCTGTGAAGATGGAGCGGGACTACCGGGCGCCGCTCACTCAGTGCATCAACGGATGGGAAGGTCGGCCGATCGCATGGCGGGCGATGATGCTTTCCCTTTCCTGGAACATCGGAACCGGTGCTGCCTGTAATTCGACGGCGGCAAAGCTCGGTCGGGCCGGGCAGTACCTTGCCAGCTGCAACGCTGCCACGGCGTTCAACAAGGCTGGCGGCAAGGTCATCATCGGCATCGTCCGGCGCCGGGAGAACGGGGACGCTACTCGGATCGGGGAAGGCGAGCTTTGCGCAACCGGGGTGAGCGGCTGA